Proteins from a genomic interval of Calypte anna isolate BGI_N300 chromosome 19, bCalAnn1_v1.p, whole genome shotgun sequence:
- the ZSWIM7 gene encoding zinc finger SWIM domain-containing protein 7 — protein MDSTLPAVAEELLKEIKKAFQETSHVPDDLLLGLKFIFGPCAVPALDLVDQHSVTRVVSPSGRTAFQVLGSSGKLYTCFSSCHFCTCPAFSFTVLQKSESLLCKHILAVYLSQAMGACQELNVSEEQLTSILLAEEEDEG, from the exons ATGGACAGTACCTTGCCAGCAGTAGCTGAAGAACTTTTGAAAGAGATCAAAAAGGCTTTTCAGGAGACTTCACATG TCCCTGATGACTTGCTGCTGGG GCTGAAGTTCATCTTTGGCCCATGTGCTGTCCCAGCTTTGGATTTGGTGGATCAGCATTCTGTCACCCGAGTGGTGTCCCCCAGTGGCAGGACTGCATTCCAG GTCCTTGGGAGCTCGGGCAAACTCTACACCTGCTTCAGCTCCTGCCACTTCTGCACGTGTCCTGCTTTCAGTTTTACTGTACTGCAGAAGAGTGAGAGCCTTCTG TGCAAACATATCCTGGCTGTCTACCTCAGTCAGGCCATGGGAGCCTGCCAGGAACTAAATGTCTCTGAGGAGCAACTCACAAGCATCTTactggctgaggaagaggatgaaGGATGA
- the TTC19 gene encoding tetratricopeptide repeat protein 19, mitochondrial isoform X1 has protein sequence MLLAGLRRGLRRFPKGLPPPRTARPGGQGSSGRTGVSRERLSRPGRAALGFLGAFSLFSRDAEEEEEDGEDAIILLLKKAKLSVMKGELAEAERVLHQALRLSHRADNRKAIVYTYSMMANVAYMQGQLENAEKLYKASMSFLLAGDTKEDDNAVLEMSLKLASIYAAQKQHKLALAGYEFCILTLEEKVAKQKDLPEDVLSAEEKANTRLLLGMSLDSYARYLLNINQLPVAQKMYEKALQISHEVQGETHPQTVVLMNDLATVLDAQGHYDEAYSCVKRAAELAKETQHPEEHMVLNNLAAILMHKEDFLQAKQVYTEALKQAQKKGDAASVQHIQEELAELAKRRKGSK, from the exons ATGCTCCTGGCGGGGCTGCGGCGCGGCCTCCGCCGCTTCCCCAAGGGGCTCCCCCCGCCCCGCACCGCCCGGCCCGGCGGGCAGGGGAGCAGCGGGAGGACGGGGGTGTCCCGGGAGCGGTTGTCCCGGCCgggcagggctgctctgggcttCCTGGGAG ccttctccctcttctccagggatgctgaggaggaggaggaggatggcgAGGACGCAATTATCCTCCTGCTGAAGAAAGCCAAG CTCAGCGTCATGAAGGGGGAGCTGGCGGAGGCCGAGCGGGTTCTGCACCAGGCCCTGCGGCTTTCGCACCGAGCGGACAACAGGAAAGCCATCGTCTATACCTACAGCATG ATGGCAAACGTGGCTTACATGCAGGGACAGCTGGAGAAC gCAGAAAAGCTCTACAAAGCAAGCATGAGCTTTTTACTTGCAGGGGACACAAAGGAG GATGACAATGCAGTCCTTGAGATGTCCCTCAAGCTGGCCAGTATCTATGCTGCTCAGAAACA GCACAAGTTAGCTCTGGCTGGTTATGAGTTTTGCATCCTGACCTTAGAGGAGAAGGTTGCCAAGCAAAAGGACTTGCCTGAGGATGTCTTATCAG ctgaagaaaaagccAACACCCGTCTCTTGCTTGGGATGAGCCTGGACTCCTATGCTCGCTACCTCCTGAACATCAACCAGCTCCCAGTGGCCCAAAAAATGTATGAGAAGGCTCTGCAGATATCACATGAAGTTCAGGGAGAGACTCATCCACAG ACTGTGGTGCTGATGAATGATTTAGCCACTGTCCTGGATGCTCAGGGGCACTATGATGAGGCATACTCCTGTGTCaagagggcagcagagctggccaAGGAGACTCAACACCCTGAGGAGCACATGGTGCTGAATAACCTGGCAGCAATTCTGATGCACAAAG AAGACTTCCTGCAAGCAAAACAAGTGTACACAGAAGCTCTCAAGCAGGCACAGAAGAAGGGAGATGCTGCTTCTGTCCAGCATATCCAGGAAGAACTAGCAGAGCTGGCCAAGAGGAGAAAGGGCTCCAAATGA
- the TTC19 gene encoding tetratricopeptide repeat protein 19, mitochondrial isoform X2 produces the protein MKGELAEAERVLHQALRLSHRADNRKAIVYTYSMMANVAYMQGQLENAEKLYKASMSFLLAGDTKEDDNAVLEMSLKLASIYAAQKQHKLALAGYEFCILTLEEKVAKQKDLPEDVLSAEEKANTRLLLGMSLDSYARYLLNINQLPVAQKMYEKALQISHEVQGETHPQTVVLMNDLATVLDAQGHYDEAYSCVKRAAELAKETQHPEEHMVLNNLAAILMHKEDFLQAKQVYTEALKQAQKKGDAASVQHIQEELAELAKRRKGSK, from the exons ATGAAGGGGGAGCTGGCGGAGGCCGAGCGGGTTCTGCACCAGGCCCTGCGGCTTTCGCACCGAGCGGACAACAGGAAAGCCATCGTCTATACCTACAGCATG ATGGCAAACGTGGCTTACATGCAGGGACAGCTGGAGAAC gCAGAAAAGCTCTACAAAGCAAGCATGAGCTTTTTACTTGCAGGGGACACAAAGGAG GATGACAATGCAGTCCTTGAGATGTCCCTCAAGCTGGCCAGTATCTATGCTGCTCAGAAACA GCACAAGTTAGCTCTGGCTGGTTATGAGTTTTGCATCCTGACCTTAGAGGAGAAGGTTGCCAAGCAAAAGGACTTGCCTGAGGATGTCTTATCAG ctgaagaaaaagccAACACCCGTCTCTTGCTTGGGATGAGCCTGGACTCCTATGCTCGCTACCTCCTGAACATCAACCAGCTCCCAGTGGCCCAAAAAATGTATGAGAAGGCTCTGCAGATATCACATGAAGTTCAGGGAGAGACTCATCCACAG ACTGTGGTGCTGATGAATGATTTAGCCACTGTCCTGGATGCTCAGGGGCACTATGATGAGGCATACTCCTGTGTCaagagggcagcagagctggccaAGGAGACTCAACACCCTGAGGAGCACATGGTGCTGAATAACCTGGCAGCAATTCTGATGCACAAAG AAGACTTCCTGCAAGCAAAACAAGTGTACACAGAAGCTCTCAAGCAGGCACAGAAGAAGGGAGATGCTGCTTCTGTCCAGCATATCCAGGAAGAACTAGCAGAGCTGGCCAAGAGGAGAAAGGGCTCCAAATGA